Within Microbacterium oryzae, the genomic segment CGAGATCTGCATCTGCGTCACGCCGCACTCGCGTGCGATCTCCGCCTGCGACTGCTCGTGGACGAAGCGGAGGTAGAGGATCCGGCGGTCGCGCGGGCTGAGGGTGCGGCAGGCGTCGGCGAGGGCCGCGGCCACCTCGGCGCGCGCGAACTCGGTGCCCGTCGCGCGCAGCGTGTCGCCGAGGGTGAGCGTGCCCAGGCCGTCGGCCGCGATGCCGTGCGGGGCGTCGAGCGAGGCAGGCTGCCGGCTCTGCCCGCAGTCCAGCGCCTGCACGATGTCGTCGACGCTGAAGCCGGTCTCCTGCGCGATCTCCGCCGCGCTCGGCTCGTGGCCCAGCCGCTGCGCGATGCCGGGGATGGTGGTGCGCAGCTCCGAGTGGAGCTCCTGCAGGTGCCGCGGCGGCCGCACCAGCCAGCTCGTGTCGCGCAGGTAGCGCTTGATCTCGCCGGCGATCGTCGGCACGGCGAAGGAGACGATGTCTGCGCCGCGGGTCGGCTCGAAGCGCTGGATGGCCTTCGTGAGCCCGAGGTACGCGACCTGCCGGAGGTCGCCGGCGTCCTGCGAGCGCGCGAGGTAGCGGCTCGCGACGGCGTCGGCCACGTCGAGGTAGTCGACCACGACCCGCTGCTGGATCCGCCGCCGCTCGGCCTCGGGAGCGTCGAGCGCCTCGGTCAGCAGCGCGACCGACCGCGCGTTCCGATCGTCCTGCTCGGCCCGCCGAGCCGCAGCCGCAGCCCGGCGCGCGGGGCTTCCGAGCGAAGCGAGGGTCGTGACGGGCATGGGCACCTCTTTCGAAGCGTCACGCAGATGGTCACGAGCGTCGCGTCAGCACGCGTGTCGCCCGCGGCATCTGCGGTCGTGGTGACTCCGAAGCTGCGCTCCGGAGGGAACTGCTCCTACAGAACCGCATCCCCGTGCCCGGGGGAAGTGGCTTGCGGAGAAGGAGAAGGAGCTGTAGAAGAAGTCGACGCGCCCGGGAAGCGGATTGTGCCACGCGCTCCTCCATCTCGGTACCCCCTGCGCACACCGGCATATCGAGCACAGACTTGCGGCATCACCGCAGGATCCGACTCGAAAGGCGATTCATGTTCTTCCATCGACAGGAACTCCAGCACAAGGCCAAGCCCGACGCCCCCGACGCGGTCTACGCGCGCAAGCTCCAGGAGGTGCTCGGCGGTCAGTACGGAGAGATCACCGTCGCTCTGCAGTACCAGTTCCAGGGCTGGAACATGCACATGCCCGGCAAGTACCGCGACCTCGTGTTCGGCATCGGCGCCGAGGAGATGGGGCACGTCGAGATGCTGGCGGTCATGATCGCCCAGCTCCTCGAGAAGTCCCCCCTCGGCATCACCGACGAGGCCGTGCAGAAGGACCCGACGGTCGCGGCCGTCATCGGCGGCACCGACATCCAGCACGGCATCGTGGCGGGTGCCGGCGCACGCCCCGTCGACAGCATGGGCAACCCGTGGTCGGGGTCGTACATCACGGCCAGCGGCAACCTCCTCGCCGACTTCACGGCCAACGCGAACGCGGAGATGCAGGGCCGCCTCCAGGTGGCGCGGCTCTATCACATGACGGACGACCACGGCGTGCGCGACCTGCTCGGGTTCCTCCTGGCTCGCGACACCATGCATCAGAACCAGTGGCTGGCCGCGGCCGAGGAGCTGAAGGCGGAGAAGATCGAGGAGCTGCCGGTGCCGAGCAACTTCCCGCTCTCGAAGGAGGAGCGCGACGTGTCGTACCAGTACCTCAACTTCAGCGACGGTGCGGCCGCGAGCGAGGGCTCGTGGGCGTCGGGTCCGACGCCCGACGGGAAGGGCGAGTTCACGTATCACGACGGTCCCACGACGACGGCTCCGTACCCGGGCCCGACGCACCCCGATGCGCGCTTCTACGGCACGACGGAGGTGCCGAACCGGATCGAGAAGATCGCCGGCGCGGCGCAGGACATGTTCCACAAGGAGTAGGACCGGGTCAGCCCGGCGAGGGCTCCGAGAAGGCGGCCACTTCGGCGATCACGCGCGGATGCGCGAGGACGCGGAAGTGGCCGCCCGTCTCGATCACGACGTTCCGCGCTCCGGGGAGCTCGCTGCCCTCCGGGATGTGCGGGTCGAAGCGCGCGTACACCGAGACGATCCGGCGGTTGACCTCCGTCTCCCGTGCAAGGGCGAGGATGGCGGCGTTGCGCGGGGAGAACGCGTGCAGGGTCGGGACGGCGAGGAATCTCGCGTAGCGCGAGCCGCCGAACGGCGTCGCGATCGCCACCATCCCGCGCACGCGCGACGCGGCCGCCGTCGCCGACATCATCCGCTTGCCGATGAGCCCGCCCTTGCTGTGCGCGACGAGGACGACATCGTGCAGGTCGCGCTCCTCGAGAAGTCGCGCGACGATCTCCGCGCCCTCGCCGAACGGGCGGCGGTTGTGGCGCAGCGGCTCCACGACATGCACGGGATGACCGCGATCGTGCAGCGCGACGACGAGCGGCGTGAGGAATCGCCATGACTCGTAGACGCCGGGGATGACGACGATCGGTGCGAGGCGCCCGTCCTGGAAGTCACGGGCGGAGCGGCGTCGCGTGGTGGCGCGCAGCTGCCCGAGCCCGGCGTAGGCGTAGTCGGCCGCCCACCACCCGGCCCGTCGCAGCAGCCCGCTCACGTGGCCGGCAGCCACGCGGTCTCCGTCGCGAGGAAGTCCTGCAGCGCGGAGGCGACCGCGCGCGGGGCGGTGTGCTGCACGAGGTGCGGATGGCCCGGCATCTCCACGAGCCGCGCGCGCGGTGCGGCGTCGCGCAGGCGCCGGCACCACCGGAGCCCCGCGATCGGGTCGCGGCCGCCGCGCACGACGAGCAGCGGCCGCTCGAGCGCGCCTGCGCGCTCCTCCATCGGATAGGCCAGCATGTGCGGCAGCTGGCGCGCGTACCAGCGAGGTCCGCAGCGCGCGTAGTCCGTGAGCACCATGAGGTCGGTCGCGGGTGTCTCGCGCAGGCAGTCCAGCCCGAGGGACATGCCCTGGCGCAGCGCGCTGCGGTGGCGGTCGTCGACGACGGGGCCGACCGCCACCACGTGCGAGACGAGGTCCGGGCGCTGCACGCCGAGCTCCACCGCCCACTGCGTGCCCATGGAATTGCCGACGACCACGACGGGCTGCTCGCCGATGCCCGCCACCACCTCGCCCAGGAGGCTCGCCATCTCGTGCACATCGGGGGAGCGCTCGGGCTCCGGAAGATCGTCGAACCCCGGCATGTCGAGGGAGTGCACGGTGTGCTCCTCGGCCAGGACGTCGTGGAGCCGCGCGAAGGCGCGATGGGAGATCCCGATGCCGTGCACGAGCACGAACGCGCGCACGGCGCCGGGTCGGGAGGTCGTGTGGACGCGGAAGGTCATGTCGCGCACCTGCACGAGTCGCTCTGTCGCCATCCCCGCAGTCTTCCGGGTCGAGCGGGTCGCCGTCTCGGGCTTGACGCCGCGCGCGATCATCCGGAAGCGCCCTGAAGAAGACCGCGGACGCGTTCTGCCACAGAAGACCGTCGCACGTCAACCCACGCGCGGAACGTCGCGAGACCGTGTTGCATCGCAATCAGTCCATCCGAGCGGTAACGGAAAGGAAGTCACACATGTCTCAGATTCCCGGTCAGGTGCCGAGCGAGGCGGACAGCCGCCCCAACGGCGCGGTCGAGTCGGCCCGGCAGGAGGCCTCCGGTCTCAAGGACACGACCCAGGCGGAGGCCGGGCACGTTCTCGGCACCGCCAAGGAGGAGGCGTCGCACGTCGCACACGAGGCGAAGTCGCAGCTCAAGAGCGTGTACTCGCAGACCCAGAGCGAGCTGAAGGACCAGGCGGCGGGCCAGCAGCGCCGCGTGGCCGACGGCCTCCGCACGATCGGTCACGAGCTGCAGTCCCTCGCCGTGGGCGAGGCGCCGTCGAACCCCGGCATCGCGAGCGACCTGGTGCGGCAGGCGTCGACCCGCCTCACCGACGCATCGTCGTGGCTCGAGGATCGCGAGCCCGGCGACCTGCTGCACGAGGTGAAGAACTTCGCCCGCCGCAAGCCGGGCCTGTTCATCGCCGGCGCGCTGGTGGCTGGCCTCGCCGCCGGCCGTCTCACCCGCGCTCTCGCCGAGAGCGCGCACGACGAGAGCGACGCGTCGGGCGTCGCGGGTGCGGGCGCAGCGCCCCGTCCCGTCACGACCCCGCCCGTTCCGCCCGTGACGACCACGCCGGCCTCGACGCCGCCGGTGGTCCCGGGCGGCACCGTGGGCGGCGCGGGCACGATCGGCGGCACGGCTCCCGTCGTCGGCAGCTCCGCCACCGGCGCCCCCGTGACCCCGCCGGTGCTCCCGCCGACGCGCAACGAGGGCACGCCCGTCTACGACCGGTCCCGTGCGCAGAACCTCACGGGCGATGAGGGGAGTCAGCATGGAATCTGAGCACACCCCGTCCGAGGAGAAGGCCGCGGCCACCTCGCTCGGCGATCTTCTGTCGGAGGTGACCAGCGACATCTCGCTGCTCATCCGGCAGGAGCTCGAACTCGCCAAGGCGGAGCTGCGCCAGTCGGCCACCCGCGCCGGCAAGGGTGCGGGGATGATGGGCGGCGCCGCGTACGCCGGCCTCATGGCGGTGTTCTTCCTGTCCGTGGCGCTCTGGTGGGCGATCGGGCTCCTCACGGGGCTCGGATGGTCGGCCGTCATCGTCGCCGTGATCTGGGGCATCATCGCCGCCGTCCTGTTCGCCAAGGGCCGCAAGGACATCAAGACCGTGAAGGGCGCTCCGCAGACCGTGGAGTCGCTGAAGAAGATCCCCGACGCTCTGAAGAGAAATGAGGAGAACCGATGACTGATTCACCTGAGGCCATCCGCGCCGACATCGAGCGCACCCGCCGCGAGCTCGGCCGCGACGCCGACGCCCTCGTCGACAAGGTCACGCCCTCGAAGATCATGGACCGGCAGACCAGCAAGCTCAAGGGCGCGTTCGGCTCCGTCCGCGAGCGCGTCATGGGCGCGGTCGACGACGCCGGCTCGAGCGTGCACCGCGCGGGCTCGAACGTCGGCGGCTCGGTCTCCGACTCCGTCTCGGGCGCCGGCTCCGCCGTCTCCGACGCCACGCACCGCGTGGCCGCCAAGGCCGAGGGCAACCCGATGGCCGTGGGCCTCATCGCCTTCGGAGCGGGTCTGCTCATCTCCTCGCTCATCCCCGCCTCCGAGAAGGAGAAGCGGATGGCGGAGGACGTGAAGGAGCAGGCGCAGCCGCTGCTGGACGAGGCGAAGAGCGTCGCCCAGGAGGTCGGCGCCAACCTCAAGGAGCCCGCGCAGGAGGCAGCCGCATCCGTGAAGGACGCTGCGACCGACGCCGCCGGCACCGTGCGCTCCGAGGCCCAGTCGTCGGCGGAGAACGTCACCGACCGGGCCAAGGAGGCTCGCGAGAACGTGCAGGGCAGCTGACCCGCACGCGCACATCGATGGGCGGGACCCGACGGGTCCCGCCCATCGGGCTGTCCGGCGTCAGCCGATGCCGAGGATGAGGCCGACCAGGCTCCAGGCGCCGTAGGCCGCGAGCGAGGCCCCGCCCACGACCGCGGCGCCCACGGCGCCGCCGCCGACGATGAGGCCGGTGCGCAGCCGCGAGCGCGGCGCCCGTCCGCGCTGCGCGACGAGGTCGGCATTCCGCTCGACCGTCGCCGCGGTGCGCGTGCTGCGCAGCTCGACGGCCGCCAGCGGCGAACCCGTCCACTTCTCCACGCCCCAGGCGAGACCGCGGGTCGTCTGCACCCTGAGGTTCGTGCCCCAGCCCGCTGCCGGGTCGATCGGGCGCGCGCGCAGCCGCTCGGCCGACGCCCGCACCCGCTCGACGTCGCGGAGGCCGGCCTCGGCGAGCACCGCGGCCATCCCATGCAGGCGCTTGCGTGCGCGCTTGCGGAGGGTCGTGTCCGCCGCGCGCACCTCGAGACGGTGCATGGCCGTGCGCACGTCGTCGAGCACGCGGTGCGCCTCTGCGACGTAGCGGGCCGCCTGGCGGTCGGGTCCGAGCGCGAGGAAGGCGCCCTCCTCGGCGAGAGAGTCGACCGCCTGGTCGAACGCGAACACCGGGCTGCCCGAGGGCAGCGCCCGGTTCTGGTGATGCTGCTGCGTCATGCCATCCGCCTTCCGCCGCGTGATGTCCCGTGCTCCAGCTTACGAGCGGACGGACGATCTGTCCCGTGCTCGCGTTACCCGAGGCGCGCGCATGCCGCAACCCCTTCACTCCCCGGCACAGCCCCCGCACGATGGAGATCCACGCAATCGATCGGAAAGGACACCTCATGGCTCGCATCACAGAGAGCATCGATGTCGACGTCGACGTGACCACGGCGTATGACCAGTGGACGCAGTTCGAGACGTTCCCGCAGTTCCTCAGCTTCGTCGAGTCGATCCGCCAGATCGACGACGAGACCACCGCCTGGAAGGTCAACATCGGGGGCGTCGCCCGCGAGTTCACGGCGAAGATCACCGAGCAGCACCCCGACGAGCGCGTCGCGTGGAACAGCATCTCGGGTGACGCCGACCACGCCGGCGTCGTGACGTTCCACCGCCTGTCGGACACGAGCTGCCGCGTGACGGTGCAGCTCGACTGGGAGCCCACCAGCCTCACCGAGAACGTGGGAGCGGCCCTCGGCTTCGACGACCGCGCTGTGAAGAAGGACCTCGCGCACTTCAAGGAGTTCATCGAGTCCCGCGGCGCCGAGACCGGCGCCTGGCGCGGCGACATCTCCTGACCCCGGGGAGGGGCGGATGGCCGACGCGGTCGGAGAGCGCCTGACAGCGCAGCAGCGACTCGTCGTCGTGATCGCGATCCTCGCGTCGTTCGTGAGCTTCCTCGACGGCAGCGTCGTCAACGTCGCGCTCCCGGCGATCAGCCGGGAGCTCGGCGGCGGCCTCACGACGCAGCAGTGGGTGGTGGACGCCTATCTCGTCACCCTCAGCGCGCTGATGCTCCTGGCCGGGTCGGTGTCCGACGCGTTCGGCCGCATCCTCGTGATGCGGTGGGGGCTCGTCGGCTTCGGCGTCTCCTCGCTCGTCATCGCGGCGGCCCCCGATCCCGCCCTGCTCGTCGCCGCGCGCGCCGTGCAGGGCGCGGCGGGGGCCTTCCTCGTGCCGAGCTCCCTCGCCCTCATCACCACGGCCATCCGCCCGCCCCTGCAGGCGAGGGCGATCGGCGTCTGGACCGCGTGGACCACCGCGGCGATGATCGCCGGTCCGCTGCTCGGCGGGCTGTTCGTCGATCTGCTGTCGTGGCGTCTGGTCTTCCTCATCAACGTCCTGCCGATCGGCGCGACGCTGTGGCTGCTCACGCGCCTCGAGGCCCGCGATGTGCGCAGACCGGGAGTGCGGGTGGACCTCGTCGGCGGTGCGCTCTGCGCGCTCGGGCTCGGTGCGGGCGTGTTCGCGCTCATCGAGCAGCCGCGGCTCGGATGGTCGTCTCCCGCCATCGCCGTGCCGCTCGTCGTCGGCGCGGTGCTCTTCGCGGCGTTCCTCTTCCGCCAGCGCCGGGTGCGGGATCCGATCCTGCCGCTGGAGCTCTTCGCCGTGCGGAACTTCTCCGCGGGCAACATCGCGACGCTGTTCATCTACGCCGCGCTCGCTCTCAACGGCTTCGTCGTCGGCGTCTACCTGCAGCAGGGCGCGGGGCTGCCGGCCACGCTCGCCGGGCTCGCGAGCCTGCCCGTGACGATCCTGATGATCCTGCTCAGCGCCAGGGCGGGAACGCTCGCCGGACGCTGGGGGACCCGCGGCTTCATGACGGCGGGCCCGCTGGTCATGGCCGTCGGCGCCGCCCTGCTCCTGACCGTGAGGGACGACTTCGACTACGTCGGGCAGGTGCTGCCGTCGATGGTGGTGCTGGGCACAGGACTCGCGCTGACCGTCTCGCCGCTCACCGCGACCGTGCTCGGCTCCATCGACTCGGAGCGGTCGGGCATCGCGTCGGCCGTGAACAACGCGGTCTCGCGGGTGGCGGGCCTCATCGTCATCGCGCTGCTGGCGACGATCGTCGGCGGGCGCCTCGACCTCGCGGGATTCCATTCCGCGGCCGTGGTGACCGCGGTGCTGTTCGCCGCCGGCGGCGTCGCGTCCTGGCTGGGAGTCCGCGACGCGCCGGCGTGAGGGTCAGACGGCTCGGGGCGCGTTGTTGATGTGCTCCTCGATGAGCTGGATGCCGCCGAGGGCGTTCGCGGAGACGGCGAGCTCCTCGACCCACTCGCGGTTGAGCGGTGGCGCCTGCGGCTCGTCGAACTCGAATCGCAGCGGGATGGCCGGGTGCACCCAGATGGTGCTGCGGCCGTTGTCCTCCTCTTCCGGATGGCGCCAGGAGACCGAGAAGCTCTCGTCACGGCGCAACTTGCTGATGATGACGACCTTGAGGTGCGCGAGCGCACGATCGTCGATGTGGATGGCGGAGGCATTCGCGCCGTAGTAGAGCACTCCCATGCGCACAACGCTAGACGGCGGGGATGTGCGGACCCCGCGGGCGGCTCCTTCGGCCGTGACGGAACAGGCGGCTTTTCCGACGAACGTCGGAAAAGAGGCAGGACGCGCCGCGATGTCGCCGGGTGGGTGTGCGAAGAGCACCCTCGGCGCCCCCGGGACGTTCTACCTTCTTCATTGGATGGAGGCGCCGTTCGTGGTGCGCGGCGCGAGTGTGGAGCAGGACATGTCGGAGACGAGTGCGGTGCCCGGCGCGCAGCGGCCATGGCAGGACGACGATCTCGCGGGGCGGCCGGAGCCGGCCCTCGATGAGGCGCAGGCACCGGCCGGAGGACGGCTCTCCGTCTTCCGCCGCCTGCTCGACGCGGAACGCGCCGTCCGCGTGCGTGCGCTCGCCCAGGCGCGTGAGCGCCGGTGGCTCGACGCCGACTCCGCGCTGCTGGTGGCCCTCATCGATTCGGCGTCGTCCGACGATGACCTGCGACGACTGGCGGTGGCGCTGCAGGCGGACGGGCGCGGGGCCACCTGGCACATCGGCGACGCCTTCGGGCTGCCCGTGATCGTCACCTCGTGCTCGCGCGTTCCCGAGCCCGCTCGGCAGGCGCTGGAGCGCGAGGTGCGCCGCCTCGGCCATCCGCAGGCGCGTCTGCACGACGCGACGCTGCAGCCCGACGAGGACGACCTGCTTCCCGCCCTGCGGGAAGCTCTGCAGGCGCGCGCGGCGACAGACGACGGCCTGTCGCTGCCGGCGGGGGTGCGGCTGCTCCTCGAGGACGTGGAGGTGCCCATCGACCTGCTGCGCCGCGCCTCTCCCGGCGCTTTCGCCCTGTGGCGGTCGGACGACGACGCCCAGCTCGCGACCGTCGAGGCGTATCTCGACGCGGGCGGCCGGGTCTCCGAGGCGTGCCGCCGACTGCACATCCACCGCACGACGCTCTACTACCGGCTGGAGAACCTTCCCGAACTCGTCCGCGACGAGCTCGCCGACGGGCTGCGTCGCAGCGTGATGCACGTGGTGCTGATGACGCTCCGCTCCCGCGCGGCGGGAGAGGACGCCGCCCTCACGGGTGGATGACCGTCAGCAGCGAATCCGGATGGTCGGGCACGACGAGCGTCTGCCAGGTCGACCGCTGCCATCCGTGCTCGACGTCGTAGAACAGACTCGTCCCGAACGTCAGCTTGCGTGCGCGCTGACGCGCCCACAGCGTGCGGAAGGACGGGTAGCGCCGGTGCAGGGTCGCGACGAGCTCCTGGAAGCGCTCCTCGTCGGGCGCGGCCTGGAAGCGCAGCGAGTCGACGAGGCGGATGGCCGTCTCCCGCCATTCGCCCGGTGAGGGCGCCTCGGCCTCGTGCTCGAACACCTCCACGAGGAGGTTTCGCCCCACGTCGAGGAAGCCGTTCGCGACCTGCGCGCACGCGCGGTTCACGACCAGCACGTCGTGCACGCCGTTGGTGATGTAGGCGGGGTGCGGCTCCACGAGGCCGAGGATGGCGAACGCGCCCTTCGGCA encodes:
- a CDS encoding sigma-70 family RNA polymerase sigma factor, whose translation is MPVTTLASLGSPARRAAAAARRAEQDDRNARSVALLTEALDAPEAERRRIQQRVVVDYLDVADAVASRYLARSQDAGDLRQVAYLGLTKAIQRFEPTRGADIVSFAVPTIAGEIKRYLRDTSWLVRPPRHLQELHSELRTTIPGIAQRLGHEPSAAEIAQETGFSVDDIVQALDCGQSRQPASLDAPHGIAADGLGTLTLGDTLRATGTEFARAEVAAALADACRTLSPRDRRILYLRFVHEQSQAEIARECGVTQMQISRLLTKILATLRGRLTPDLLAA
- a CDS encoding helix-turn-helix domain-containing protein, which encodes MTLRYTLIAELLRGRRHELQPEDVGLARDDGRRVPGLRREEVAELAGINRDYYIRLEQAHGHLPSPQVVASLSRALRLDEDTTEYFQQLAQTSATRAISRRDGLPKGAFAILGLVEPHPAYITNGVHDVLVVNRACAQVANGFLDVGRNLLVEVFEHEAEAPSPGEWRETAIRLVDSLRFQAAPDEERFQELVATLHRRYPSFRTLWARQRARKLTFGTSLFYDVEHGWQRSTWQTLVVPDHPDSLLTVIHP
- a CDS encoding DUF3618 domain-containing protein yields the protein MTDSPEAIRADIERTRRELGRDADALVDKVTPSKIMDRQTSKLKGAFGSVRERVMGAVDDAGSSVHRAGSNVGGSVSDSVSGAGSAVSDATHRVAAKAEGNPMAVGLIAFGAGLLISSLIPASEKEKRMAEDVKEQAQPLLDEAKSVAQEVGANLKEPAQEAAASVKDAATDAAGTVRSEAQSSAENVTDRAKEARENVQGS
- a CDS encoding esterase/lipase family protein — protein: MAAGHVSGLLRRAGWWAADYAYAGLGQLRATTRRRSARDFQDGRLAPIVVIPGVYESWRFLTPLVVALHDRGHPVHVVEPLRHNRRPFGEGAEIVARLLEERDLHDVVLVAHSKGGLIGKRMMSATAAASRVRGMVAIATPFGGSRYARFLAVPTLHAFSPRNAAILALARETEVNRRIVSVYARFDPHIPEGSELPGARNVVIETGGHFRVLAHPRVIAEVAAFSEPSPG
- a CDS encoding alpha/beta fold hydrolase; amino-acid sequence: MATERLVQVRDMTFRVHTTSRPGAVRAFVLVHGIGISHRAFARLHDVLAEEHTVHSLDMPGFDDLPEPERSPDVHEMASLLGEVVAGIGEQPVVVVGNSMGTQWAVELGVQRPDLVSHVVAVGPVVDDRHRSALRQGMSLGLDCLRETPATDLMVLTDYARCGPRWYARQLPHMLAYPMEERAGALERPLLVVRGGRDPIAGLRWCRRLRDAAPRARLVEMPGHPHLVQHTAPRAVASALQDFLATETAWLPAT
- a CDS encoding MFS transporter yields the protein MADAVGERLTAQQRLVVVIAILASFVSFLDGSVVNVALPAISRELGGGLTTQQWVVDAYLVTLSALMLLAGSVSDAFGRILVMRWGLVGFGVSSLVIAAAPDPALLVAARAVQGAAGAFLVPSSLALITTAIRPPLQARAIGVWTAWTTAAMIAGPLLGGLFVDLLSWRLVFLINVLPIGATLWLLTRLEARDVRRPGVRVDLVGGALCALGLGAGVFALIEQPRLGWSSPAIAVPLVVGAVLFAAFLFRQRRVRDPILPLELFAVRNFSAGNIATLFIYAALALNGFVVGVYLQQGAGLPATLAGLASLPVTILMILLSARAGTLAGRWGTRGFMTAGPLVMAVGAALLLTVRDDFDYVGQVLPSMVVLGTGLALTVSPLTATVLGSIDSERSGIASAVNNAVSRVAGLIVIALLATIVGGRLDLAGFHSAAVVTAVLFAAGGVASWLGVRDAPA
- a CDS encoding manganese catalase family protein; the protein is MFFHRQELQHKAKPDAPDAVYARKLQEVLGGQYGEITVALQYQFQGWNMHMPGKYRDLVFGIGAEEMGHVEMLAVMIAQLLEKSPLGITDEAVQKDPTVAAVIGGTDIQHGIVAGAGARPVDSMGNPWSGSYITASGNLLADFTANANAEMQGRLQVARLYHMTDDHGVRDLLGFLLARDTMHQNQWLAAAEELKAEKIEELPVPSNFPLSKEERDVSYQYLNFSDGAAASEGSWASGPTPDGKGEFTYHDGPTTTAPYPGPTHPDARFYGTTEVPNRIEKIAGAAQDMFHKE
- a CDS encoding SRPBCC family protein produces the protein MARITESIDVDVDVTTAYDQWTQFETFPQFLSFVESIRQIDDETTAWKVNIGGVAREFTAKITEQHPDERVAWNSISGDADHAGVVTFHRLSDTSCRVTVQLDWEPTSLTENVGAALGFDDRAVKKDLAHFKEFIESRGAETGAWRGDIS
- a CDS encoding phage holin family protein, translated to MESEHTPSEEKAAATSLGDLLSEVTSDISLLIRQELELAKAELRQSATRAGKGAGMMGGAAYAGLMAVFFLSVALWWAIGLLTGLGWSAVIVAVIWGIIAAVLFAKGRKDIKTVKGAPQTVESLKKIPDALKRNEENR
- a CDS encoding helix-turn-helix domain-containing protein; translation: MEAPFVVRGASVEQDMSETSAVPGAQRPWQDDDLAGRPEPALDEAQAPAGGRLSVFRRLLDAERAVRVRALAQARERRWLDADSALLVALIDSASSDDDLRRLAVALQADGRGATWHIGDAFGLPVIVTSCSRVPEPARQALEREVRRLGHPQARLHDATLQPDEDDLLPALREALQARAATDDGLSLPAGVRLLLEDVEVPIDLLRRASPGAFALWRSDDDAQLATVEAYLDAGGRVSEACRRLHIHRTTLYYRLENLPELVRDELADGLRRSVMHVVLMTLRSRAAGEDAALTGG